TGTTGGTTTTGGTAGCTCTAACCGCTTCGGACTTACCTTCAGCTCATAAAGGCACCTCCTTTTTATCATGGATATTTGAGTTTTCGGCTGAATATGTCAACAATGAAAAACCCCTGCAGTCAAGACTGTACTGCTGGGGTTTCCGATTATTCTATAGGGGGTGTGAGATTTAGACAGGCAACGGGTAGAACTAGAAGCCCCTGCCACCAGTACGATGGCAGGGGCTTCGTTTTGTGTTTTCCACGGAGGAAACTTGGACCGGTCCCGGATGCGGGTAACGAGCTTACAATTTATCTAATCCCTGCTTCAAATCGGCAATAATGTCGTCTACATCTTCGATGCCTACCGACAGCCGAACCAGGCCGTCGGTGATTCCGGCTGCCAGCCGTTCCGCCGGTGGGTAAGGGGAATGAGTCATAGAAGCCGGGTGTTGGATGAGGGTTTCTGCATCACCTAGGCTGACGGCCAGGGAACAAAGCTCCAATGAATTCATCAAGTTTATCCCGGCCTCCAGGCCGCCCTTCAGTTCAAAACTGAGCATGCCGCCAAAGCCACCCTGCATTTGTCG
This genomic window from Bacillota bacterium contains:
- a CDS encoding methionine gamma-lyase (catalyzes the formation of methanethiol and 2-ocobutanoate from L-methionine) encodes the protein RQMQGGFGGMLSFELKGGLEAGINLMNSLELCSLAVSLGDAETLIQHPASMTHSPYPPAERLAAGITDGLVRLSVGIEDVDDIIADLKQGLDKL